One Eptesicus fuscus isolate TK198812 chromosome 13, DD_ASM_mEF_20220401, whole genome shotgun sequence genomic window, AAGCACACAGGCAGGGTGAGCTTCAGTGGGGGAACCTTTCACATTTCACTTCCTTCAACATTCCCAGGCCCCTGTTCCCTGTTTGCAGGTTAAAGTACCCCCTAAAAGTCACGCTCAGGATTCCCACTACCTGGGTACTGCttggtgcccagcactgtgctaagCTGTTGGCATTCATCAGCTTTCTGTCTCACAACCCAACTATTGGAAATACTCTGTGGTCGACTGGCTCATTTCATAGATAACTGAGGCCTGTAGAGGGCAAGTGCCTTGACCAGGGTCTCACAGCGATAAAACCCCAGCAGTGGGAGTCAAGTCCGGACCccagccaccacccaccctgcctcTTCCCATGCACGGGTGTCCCCAATGTCATCACGTGTGGGCACTGGAGTGACCTGCTCTGGAGACACAGGAGCTCTGAGAAGTCAGCGGGCCAGTCCCTCCTTGTGCTTGTCTTTGGAACCAGGATTGTGAGAACTCGTCCCTGCTGGAGTCACTGAAAGATGTGTTGGTTCTGCCTGTGGGGTCTGTGGATAGGCCGTGGGGCCCAGGGTCTCTAGAGATTGTACAACACAACACCATGTTTGTGTTGGTGCAGATGCTGGGGAGAAGGTCTGTAGACATCACAGTGTCAGGGGCATGACCCCACAGGGAAGCACTCATGCCTCCAGTCTCCGTGGGCTGACCCAGGCCACGGAGGCTAAGTCTGGACACCAGATCGCCTCACCTGCAGGGTTGCATTGGCTGGATTATGTGCTGGCACGCTGCTCACCCTGAAGGATGCTCTAGGACACAGCCCCAGGAAACTTGTCCTTGGGCTCATGAGGCTTGGGGTCTGGAGGACGGGAAGACATGCTCGGGGCTCCCTAGGAGACCCTTCAGGAGAAATTTCATGCTGAATTCAGTATCGGGAATAGCTGGGTATCTCCTGAGCAGATGCTTTAATCTTCAACTCATGGATCCTCTGAAATATATCAAGGAAATATTTCCCTTTTCCCATTGGCTGCCAGGTAGCTCTGACCTATATGTGAAGCCCAGAAGTGGCTTGGCTCTAGCACACTGACCTGACTCgtatttctttccctttcataTCCCTGTTTTCTACTTTCCTCATTTCATCACCTCATTTTCTGTAGGAAGAAAAAACCTGGTGGTTTTAGTCttgagcaaacaaacaaacagcgaATCGGTGCTGGCTACTACAGACGTAGGGATTATGCATTTCCTTTCTGCAGTCCCCATCCCAGAGGTCTGTTTGCCAACTCCTCCCTCCCCGTCCAGTTTCCCCTGCCCCTTGCTCCAGTTCCAGGGACCCCAGAGCCTTGAGGCCCATCCATACCAGCTCCTGCGTGTGGTTAGAAATAtgatattcagattttttttctttgctttccctACCTCCCTAGAGCGTCACAAACTGTTTTTAGGGAGAAAAGCCTGGGAGGGCAGTCATTTCCCCAACCAGGTCCCCTTTGAGGTCTCGCTCCTTTTCAGCTCCTGCTCTGTCTCAGCAGCCCCAGCTGACTGCTGTCCTTAGTGGTCTGTCTGAGCAGACAGAGCCCCATTCTGGCAGGAAGGTGGTGACTCTGACCCCAGTGCCTTGgaaatgggggaggagagagctgGCTGGCAGTGCCCCGGGGACAGAATAGTTGGCACAGTGAGGTGCCAGTGCTGATTTTTGGAGCCCCACCCTGTCATTAGTCCTCAGTTCTTAAATGGGTGGCTTCACTCCATCCCCAAAAGTTAATAAACTCAAACTGAACCAAAAGCTCAGTGTAAACTGTGCCTTTCTCGTACCCCTGTCTCCTAGTcgcttccctcccgccaccccccaccccccaccctgggacTTCTACAGTTACTGGCTCAGCACAAGTTCTTTCAGTAgttgtttacacacacacacacacacacacacacacacacacccctgttcaCAAGTCAGCAATGGCGATGTAATATTGCACGCGGGTTTCTGGCCCTAGTTGTTTACTTCATAGCTTGGGTAATGTGTGTGGAGCGTTCTCTGATGGAGTTAATTGAAAAGAAAGTCCTAGAGTTGGGAGAGTGCTACTAGTAGAAGGTTCCTGGACCTCCTAAAGCCCACTCATGGGTGCCCCTTCTTTTCCCTAGAGGCTTAACCTCTCCAATCGTGTGTGCAAAATTGTCGGCACAGATGGGTCTTTCTGGGAGGAGGGATTGCATCTCTCCAAGGAGTTTGTGGCCCAAAAAAGGCAGAGTCACAACTCTGGGTTGCATGGGATttcatggggtggggtgggggtgggggcagccggaAGGgatgaggctgggggcagggtcgTGCAAAtgcagcagagggcagagccccttgtTTCTGGGTCCCACTGGGACAGCTGTGGATCGGACTGAGGTGGGAGGCAGAGCTGCCCAGACCTGGTATCTTCTTGGAAGATGCCTTGGGCCTTACTACTCCCAAAGAAGGGTCCCCTGTGTTCAGTGAGAGTGACCCTGACTCTGAGAGTGGAGTATGGGGCCTTCCTTGGATCAGAAATGCCGTGGTCAGACCTGGGAGGCCCCTAGAGTCGCTGGATCTGTGGAAAAATCGAGGCACAGAGACCAGGGGGTGAGTACAAGATCACGGGCCAGGGAAAGGCAGAGGCTGTGGGCTGCCCCTGCCCGTGACAGTTCAGtgttccctcccctgccagagcAGAATGAGACCAGGGAGGAGAGGCCCTCGGGATGAGGTTTGGCTGCCTGTTGCTGCTAGCCTTTTGGCGTGTGGATAAGGAAGAGGGGGTGCACAGAGCAGAGACCACAGCCAGGGTGGGCGTGTAATCATCACACCTCACTGCATCCTGCAACTTGACCTCCCGTTGGCTGCCTCCTCGCATTAAGCTGCAGCCAACCAGGCAGGAATTCTGAACCCGCAAAGACGCAGGACTAAGAGCTGCACTACACGatatgaccaccagagggcagcaggaGAGCCATTGCGGTAGCTCAGCATGGGAAGGtagccaggctgggagaggagcccCCTGAGGAAGGAATGGTGGGCAGAGGCCTCCTGGCAGAGGTCTGGGCACAGTGGTCAGGGAGAGTGTGTGCCACAGTCAGTGATGATTTGTTCTGAGGCGTACCTCGAGATAAAACCAAATACTACATTTAATGATGATGACAGTCAGTTACATTCATTGAGGGCTTACTCTATGCTAGACACTATTACTATTAATGAATGCATCCTCACAGCAGCCTTGTtaaaattatccccattttgcaggtgagaaaacagaggccaaGAGAGATTAAGAAACCTGGCCATCAATGGGGCTGGGGTCAGAGTCCATGTCCCAAGCCTGAGGCTGTGCCATATTCTATGCCTGGCCTTGACTAAATGCTTTAAGTTCTTCGATTCTATGATGagacccactttacagatggggaaacctaGATTCGGAGACAGTGAGTCACCGGGTCCACACACCTGCTAAGTGACATCTAAGTGAGTGTGGTTCCACGGCTTGAGCTCTTGGCTCGGAATGATAGTTCTCCCATGTGGAGGTGTTttccacctccttcccccaccatGCCATAATCTGTGCCCTAAGATTAAGGTGGCTGCCACGGAAATCTGAGCtttctgctgggagggggatttCACCAAGTCTCCCACCTTCCAACAGAAGTTACAGATTCTAGGTTTAAGATTTGCCTGGATTTCAACTAACCAGAGGTAGAGGGAAGCCATGCCAGAGGCTGCTAGAAGCTCAGGGAAGGGACCTGAGGCCTTAGTCTGGCTTTGAGGTGGAGGGCCTTGCAGAGTCCCTTGCAGTGGATCAAAGCTCCCCTGGGGACAATGGGACCTGGTTCCAGGGCCTCTGTTTTTCAGGCCGCATGCCTCTAGCATACCAAGAAGGgttggccagccctggcccctgctctGCCAGGCCGGCAGGACAGCAGGGGCATTTCTAGGAGGACCGCCTTCCTCCATCCTGCCGTTCCCATGCCCTGGTGTTGCCCTTCTGGGGGAAAGGCGATGGCTGGCAGTGGGGCCTTTGAACGCATTCCCCTCCTTGGTACCCAGGCTTCACCTTATGAATCTGAGTCCCACTTTCTTAGGGATTTATAACATCAAGATGCTTCAGTTACTTCTGCTTCATTAGCAAAGGCAGCAGCTTCCAATCCTGCCTTAAGCTTCTCCGGGTGTGGGCAGGGAAGGAAAAAACTGAAATGGTCCCCTCCTTGCAGCATGCTCCTCTTTATTCTGTTTCTGGAACTGGAATCCTATAGTTAAATGAAGTCCCTTTAAGGGCTCTGTTTCCTGTCCTGGTGAGGACCAAAGGGGTGGAAGAGGGATCAGGGAGGAGGATTCGAACATGGACTccagagcacagtgcctgggcTGGAATCCTGGCTCTACCCCCTACTAGAAATTTATCAAACCTTTcagagcctcagcttccttatctgtaaaatggggatattataGCATCAGTCTTACATGGTTGGCACGAGGGTGAGAAGCGCTGCTGCCTGTGAAGGGAGCATATGCCCGGGAGAAGCATCATGAATGCCCAGTAAGTGCCTGCCTTCCTTCGTGCTTTTACCCATAGTGCCTGTCTCATGCTGAGCCGCGGGCAGATGTCTGCCCCCTTCTAATGTCCAGTCCCTCTCTGGCCGGCTCACAAATGGGCTAGGGACATGGATCAAATGCATGTTTGAAGGCCAAGTATGTGTAAGCTGGAGGAACagcaagtcaaatctccttcgaGGGAAAACAGTGTGGGCTCTGGGGAACCTGCTAGATGTGGGTTAACCTAGACGTGAGCTCACACAGTTTTCtccactctctgtgcctcagctgccCGTGAAATGAAGCTTATACTGGCTTCCACATGAAGTTCTTGCGAGGAATAAATGAGCTCCCAGGTACAGGGCTTAGCACGTAGGCTGCACTCAACAGATGCTAACCAAAGTAATGCTATGAGCTTGGTGTTTTAACTTAGAATCCTTGGAGAGCATGAAGGTCACGTTTCCTTTTGCTTTGAGTTTCAGGTAGCCTTTCTCCGTCGGGCGTGGTTGGCAGAAgaacctccctccccagctgtcgCTTCCTGCAGGGCTCAGCATCTGGGCTGCTGCGACTGAGctgccccccagctccccctggAGGTGTGAGGTGAGGCCCCCCTGCCCTTGCTGATTTCCACTAACCCCCTCCTGGGTAGTTACTGAACAAGTTGGAATTTGAAAGGTCAGGCTGTTCTATTGATTTAAAATGCAGAACCAGCTGGGGTTGTGCACCAGCCCAATTTTTGGGATAAGTTTGACATTCTGTTCCATCATTAGAGGCTGAGCGCTGAGGCTGGTTGGGTGGGTCTGGTCACCAGAGCTGAACGGACAGAACTAGCTAGGCCGGGAGTGTTTGTGGCCAGTGGATTTCTTTGCTGCTCCATTGTGTGATCAGTGTGTGTGGGTGCCTGCCTGGGGTGTTTTTCCATGTGGGGTACCAACTCTTGGTCAGCTAGGGGTGCAAGCTTgccagctctctgcccactgggtTCTGGTGTGAGCGGAGGGACTGTGGCTGGTTAGGAGGGCATGGGTAGGTAGGTGAGAGGAGGGGTATGATGTAGCCCAGGACTCAGAGGGCTGGATGCAGGGGGTCAGAGATGGCACTGGGTTATTTGGAGCCCTGAGTCAGTGATAGATATGGGAGAGCAGGCAGCGCCTTTATCACCCAGCCTAGGGGACAGGGGGGAGTCAGCAGAGCACAGGACACAGGAGAGCAGGGGTAGGAAGGGAGGTGCTGGGAGCCCACCCCCATTTACagaccccctcctctccctgtctctgcagtttgctggccacagggCTGCTGCACAGGAGACCTGGCGGCTGTGGACTCCCCAGCTTGGAGCAGCCCCTCTTTGGTGAGTGGTGGGTCCCTCCCTGCATTTGCCCTTGGAGCAGCCTCAGCCCTCCCCGAGGGCCTGCAGCTGAACTAGCCTCTCTTGGGGGGACTTCCAGATGTTCAAGTTGGCTCCTTGCCCCGAACCCTGGGCACACCGTTCACTTTCACAGCTTCCTCATCCCCATGCTTTCCTTGAGgtgctccctcctcttctctctggttCTCTGGGGCCATTGCTGGGCTACCGGTGGGTCCCTGAGCTCACTCTGTGCACAGAAGGGGCTGAGGGTGCTTGAGGACTGGCTGAGGTGGAGAGGCCAGTTAGCTCTGCTGTCACTGGGGGTCATCTGCCCATGGCCTGGACCGCTTCCCTCTGTGGCTGGGAGCAAACCAGGAGGAcactgggcctgggagaggatgATTCTCAACAGCCCCTGGCCTTGTCTCTGCTCTGGGCCAGGTGACTCTTAGAGCCCCCACGGGCCCCAGGAGTCCTCTCTGGAGTAAGCTGGTCGCTGCATCCATAAGTCAGGGGATGGTTGACACAGTTGTCCTCAGCGGGCATGGCTGAGTGGATACTGGCAGCCCACTGACTCACAGAGCACCAGGGTCCTTTCTGCACGGGGCTTAGGAGGCATCTGACATGGAGCCTTCTTCCTCCAGGGGGTGAGCAGGGATGGAGGAAAGATGACCACAGGGGTCCGTttgtgagggaggaaggaagatgcAGGTGGGCCCAGGAGATGCCAGCAGGGGTGACAGGCAGTGGCAGGGGAATGGCCACACCCTatatgtggggttgggggagttAGTTTCTCGCCCTAAGGGCCCCACTCAGCAACTGAGAGCTTCTGCTGGGAGGCCCTGCAGCCTTCCGTCGCTTAAACCCTGCAGAACAGGGTCCAGGGAATCCGTTTGTTCGGGCCAGCGACTCCCCCACAGAATGGTGCAGCCTAGGGTAGAAGCTACTCGGGCCTTAGGTGCAGTGAGtgagccctgggcaggggcaggggggatTCCCTGCACCCCCCTGGAGTCTGACTCTTCTTCTGTGTGAGGCGCCCAAGCCTGGCTGCCCCCTGACGGCTGCCCGCCTTTGCCCGCAGAGCTCGAAAGgcggagcagcagccccatgaaGGTGCCCAGCCATGCAATGTTCCTGGAAGGCCGTCCTCCTCCTCGCCCTGGCCTCCATCGCCATCCAGTACACGGCCATCCGCACCTTCACCGCCAAGTCCTTACACACCTGCCCGGGGCTGGCCGAGGCGGGACTGGCCGAGCGGCTGTGCGAAGAGGGCCCCACCTTCACCTATAACCTCTCCCGCAAGACCCACATCCTCATCCTGGCCACCACGCGCAGCGGCTCCTCCTTCGTGGGCCAGCTCTTCAACCAGCACCTGGACGTCTTCTACCTGTTCGAGCCCCTCTACCACGTGCAGAACACGCTCATCCCCCGCTTCACCCAGGGCCGGAGCCCCGCGGACCGGCGGGTCATGCTGGGCGCCAGCCGGGACCTCCTGCGGAGCCTCTACGACTGTGACCTCCACTTCCTGGAGAACTACATCAAGCCGCCGCCCGTCAACCACACCACCGACCGGGTCTTCCGCCGCGGGGCCAGCCGGGTGCTGTGCTCCCGCCCCGTGTGCGACCCGCCGCCGGGCTCCGCGGACCTGGTGCTGGAGGAAGGCGACTGCGTGCGCAAGTGCGGCCTGCTGAACCTGACCGTGGCCGCCGAGGCCTGCCGGGAGCGCAGCCACGTGGCCATCAAGACCGTGCGGGTGCCCGAGGTGAACGACCTGCGGGCCCTGGTTGAAGACCCCCGGCTAAACCTCAAGGTCATCCAGCTGGTCCGAGACCCGCGGGGCATCCTGGCTTCCCGCAGCGAGACCTTCCGGGACACCTACCGGCTCTGGCGGCTCTGGTACGGCACCGGCAGGAAACCCTACAACCTGGATGTGACCCAGCTGACCACGGTGTGCGAGGACTTCTCCAACTCCGTGTCCACCGGCCTCACGCGGCCCTCGTGGCTCAAAGGCAAGTACATGCTGGTGCGCTACGAGGACCTGGCCAGGAACCCCATGAAGAAGACGGAGGAGATCTACGGGTTCCTGGGCATCCCCCTGGACAGCCACGTGGCCCGCTGGATCCAGAACAACACGCAGGGCGACCCCGCCCTGGGCAAGCACAAGTACGGCACGGTGCGCAACTCGGCGGCCACGGCCGAGAAGTGGCGCTTCCGCCTCTCCTATGACATTGTGGCCTTTGCCCAGAACGCCTGCCAGCGGGTGCTGGCGCAGCTGGGCTACCGGATGGCCACCTCGGAGGAGGAGCTCAAGAACCCCTCCATCAGCCTGGTGGAGGAGCGGGACTTCCGCCCTTTCTCGTGACAGGGGCtcgtgggtgggggtgaggggcacatGGTGTCGGTTTTGATAAAATGGACCGTTTTTTAACTgttgccttatttccccttccctcttccaccCTGTCTTTGTGTCCTTCCTGCCCcttgcccacctccccctctccccccacttcctctgccTCTTTTGTCTCTGAAATTTGCACTATGTCTTGGACAGGAATCActggggcagagggggagtgAAGTGGGGtacagcccaccccccaccccaccccattcagaCACACGGATGTTGGGTCTCTGTGTGGATGGTGACAATGTTTACAAGcaccacactcacacattcacatatgtgcacacatacacacaggcgCCCACCAGGAAGGACACCCCAAACCACACAACTTCTGAAACTTTGGAATGGACGAGCGGTCAGGGCATGGTAGTTTTTGCACTGTCTTACTTCTGCAAGGTAAGAGGTTACTAACAAAAGGCCACCGCTCTCTAATTTATGAACGGTGTCTGTCCCTCCTCAACCCACTTCCTGCCCCCAATGCCCACTGCCCCCTTTGGAGCATAgaaactgccccctcctgcccacccttgCCTGTCGGTGAGCAGGTTTTTACTGTGAGGTGAATGTggaccttgtttattttttccagacTGTGGCgatgctgtctgtctgtctgtctgtctgagtcTTGTGGCTGCCCCTGGACCAGTGATGGCTGATAAATCTTATGGGTTTCTGATTGATCTTGGGGTCCATCTGTGATATTTCTttgtgccaaaaagaaaaaaaaaaaagagtggatcAGTTTGCTAAATGAACATTGAAATGCTTTATCTGTGTTTTCTGTAAATAAAAGAGTGCAATAATGTCTGGGCGTGACTGTGGGCTCTGCTGCGTGGGtgagggcaggcctgggtggggtCTAGGTGCTTCTggctttggggaggggggaaggggttggaggtggggaTTCAGTGACTAGTCTCTGGCTTTCAGAACTCATGTCATCCTCATCACCCTCCACACTGAATTCAGGGTTTCATTCCCATTCACCAGGTGAGACCAGGCACCTTATAGCCAGGGGTGATATTCAAAACATTTAACAAGAGATATGTCCAGAGGTCAGGAAGA contains:
- the CHST1 gene encoding carbohydrate sulfotransferase 1, with the translated sequence MQCSWKAVLLLALASIAIQYTAIRTFTAKSLHTCPGLAEAGLAERLCEEGPTFTYNLSRKTHILILATTRSGSSFVGQLFNQHLDVFYLFEPLYHVQNTLIPRFTQGRSPADRRVMLGASRDLLRSLYDCDLHFLENYIKPPPVNHTTDRVFRRGASRVLCSRPVCDPPPGSADLVLEEGDCVRKCGLLNLTVAAEACRERSHVAIKTVRVPEVNDLRALVEDPRLNLKVIQLVRDPRGILASRSETFRDTYRLWRLWYGTGRKPYNLDVTQLTTVCEDFSNSVSTGLTRPSWLKGKYMLVRYEDLARNPMKKTEEIYGFLGIPLDSHVARWIQNNTQGDPALGKHKYGTVRNSAATAEKWRFRLSYDIVAFAQNACQRVLAQLGYRMATSEEELKNPSISLVEERDFRPFS